DNA from Desulfarculus baarsii DSM 2075:
CCGTGCGCCGGCCATGCTACTTCTATCCGCCTGGTTTCGCGCGTCAGCTCCATGGCTGGTGCTATTATTTTTCGGCCCGACGGGCCGTGCTGGCGGCGGCACGCGCCTCGCGCCCGGATGTGCTGTTGGCCACCTGGGCCTATCCCGACGGCTGGGCCGGCCTGCGCCTGGCCCACGCCCTGGGCCTACCCCTGGTCCTGAAACTCCACGGCAGCGATGTCAACGACCAACCCAACGACCCGCGCCGCCGGCCACTGATCGAGGCGGCCCTGGCCGGAGCGGCGGCGGTGGTTTGCCCCAGCCAGGCCCTGGCCCAGCGGGCGCGCGAGTTGGGCGCGGCGGCCGCGAAAGTCTTTGTCGCGCCAAACGGCGTGGACACGGCGCTTTTTCAGCCGCGCGACAAAGCCGCCTGCCGCCGCGAACTGGGCCTGGCCACCGATGGCCCGCTTTTGCTTTTCGTGGGTCGGCTGGTGGAGGTCAAGCAGCCGTGGCTGGCCATCGAGGCCCTGGGACGCCTGCCCGAGGCCAGGCTGATAATGCTGGGCGAGGGCCCGTTGCGTTCACGCCTGGCGGCCCAGGCGGCCCAGGCGGGCCTGGCCGGGCGGGTGTTCTGGGCCGGCGATCAACCCCATGCCCAAGTGGCTCGTTTCATGGCCGCCGCCGACTGCCTCTGCCTGACCAGCCGCGCCGAGGGCTCGCCCAACGTGGTGCGCGAGGCCCTGGCCGCCGGCCTGCCCGTGGCCGCCTTTGCCGTGGGCGGCGTGCCCGAGCTGCTGACCGGCAACCCCCACGCCGCCCTTGTCACGCCCGGCGACGCGGCGGCTCTGGTCAGGGCCGTGGCCAGCCTGCTGGGCCACGCCTCTCGGCCCACGGAAGTGGCCGCCGCCAGTGGCGCGCTCTCTTGGACGGACTCGGCGGCGACGCTGTTTGGCGTGCTGCGCCGGGCGGCGGGCAAAGCGGCCTGAGGCGCGAATCGTAGCGGCGCATTGCCTCGCCCCTCACTTTCGGCAAAATTCGAGCAGCAAGCCGACTTGTCGTCAACCGGTTCACGGCTAACCACTTTGTCTCTCATTTTTGCGAAATTATTGACGGTTACGCCGATAGCGGCGGCCATGCGCCAAGAATCACGCCGCGCGAGGAGGCCTCGGGCCGACGGGCGGCGTTATATTCCTTCGAGCCGTTGTTGCGCCTGATCAGGGTGTGACCGCCCGCCCATGCTCCCCGCCAAAAACCACCGTCGCCGCGACATCGCGCAATTGCTGCGTCAGACACGCAATTCGGTCGCCACCAATGGCTGTAGCTAGCGCAAAAAGACGCCAGGCAATGCACATTGACCGGCGAGCAATTGGATCTGCCTGGCCGGCTCAAAGCGATGAATATTGAAACGATCGAGGTCGTTTATGCTAGTATTTTTGCCGGCCCCAAACGAAAAAGCCACTTCGTAACCGCATTGTCGCGCCAGTTGTTTGGTTTGCGCGTCAAAATGCCGTGCTCCGCCGACTGGGTAGGCCAAGGCCAACACCGGGCGGGCGATGCGCTTTTCGATCATGGCCTTGGAGGAGGCCAGCTCTTCCATTTGTTCTTCCGGCGTTATCGTGGTCAATACGCGGTGCGTGTGAGTGTGCGAACCTATGGCGAAGTTGTTTCGCGCCACCTCGGTGATCTGGTCCCACGTCATCAACTCGGCGGCGTGCGCTCTGTGACCAGCCAAATCAACTTCGCACAGCGCAGCCAGCTCGCCCATGATGTTGACGCAGGAATGATAAGGCGTTTGCTTGAATCGGGACAGAAAATAGCGCATCGCCGGAGTTATGTTGTCGGTTAAATCAAATTTTTCTCCATCGTAGTCAAAGCGTTTGCGCTTGGCTTGCTTCAGAATAAAAGCCACCATGTCCCACCAGCCGAGACGGCCTTCCTCCACGAGTTTGCTGGGCGCAAAAAGTATGGATGGCGCATGTATTTGTTTCAATAAAGGATAGGCTACAGAATAAACATCTTGATAGGCGTCGTCGAATGTAATCAAGGAGTACGGTCCCTTTTCGGCCAATTCTCCCCGCAATAATTTCAGCAACCCATCCAGACTTAAAATGTTAGTGTTATTCTTCAGCCATGCGATTTGCGCTTTAAAAATATCGCTGGTGCAACTATAAACTCCGCTGTCATAGGCGCATGACTCAATGGTCTCCTCACTGGCGGCCACGCGGTGATAGCACAGGACACTCAGGCCGTCCCGGGGCATAATTCCGCGCAACACGCCAACGGAGTCAAGCAATTTGGCGACCATCAGCTTTTTGTTTTTCATAACCTGGTTTCCAGCCACGCGTGCAAGGATTAACATGCCTTGGGTCATACGCCGTCGGCGTCAGCCATGGTGAAGTGCCATTTTTGTTTCGACTCGATAAGCGTCTTGCCATGGGCTGAGCTTTGTGCGGCGATAACCACGATGTCGCCGATGAGACGATAGCCGAGACGGCGGGCGATTTTGAAGTATGGCGAATTCCTGCCGCAATACAATTCAACGCCCATCGCCCCGTCTTTTGCAAGTGACTTTTCCGCCATACCCAGCATGGCGCTGAACATCTTCATATCGTCGTTCCAACACACATAGTCGCACAGGTATCCGATATGATGGTCGCCTTGCTTTATCAGTTTACTCACGAAATAGCAGCGCGCGATGCCATTGATCATCCCCAAAAACATCCTGTAAGAATTTGGGTTGCTGTGAAAGCGCCAGTTAAGATAATCGGTGTCGCGTCCGACAAAGAATGAGTAGTCTTTTCGGCTAGTAGCCCATCGAGAGTTCAGGCCGGGAGGAAAGGATGATATCTCATGCCAGTCGATCCGAGTGGCGTTAAATGAACCGATTTTATTTCTGGTAGCGATGACCAGCCAATATACGTTACCGAGTATTGTCGCTAACAATCTGTTGCGAACCTTGCCGGCAATTTTTGCGATCAAAAATTTCCTGTCTATCTCTTTGAACATGTCCTTAACCGATGCGCTTTCGCACCGGGGAAAGCCTAGCTTCGTTTCATAGCCGGGCAATGACTGTCTGTTTGGCGTGCCATATATCGGCGCCATGCCATTTTCCTTGGCGTAGTCTAGACAACCGCGCACCATCTTCGAGAACAGCCCCTTACGCCGATGCGCCGGATGCGTGAAGGTGTCGCCTATTTCCGCGCCAATTGTTTCCTGGTCGTTGATGATAAGTGGTTTGACTGTCAACGAAGCGGTGGCGGCCACCTCGCCGCCGGCAATTTCTAAAATGATTTGGCCCCGACCAAATGGCGAGTTAAAAATTTTCCAGTCGTAAAACTCAGCGCTGCTTAGCTGATTTAGCTGCGGAAAATGCTTGCTCAAAAAATCCGATATTTCGCGGCTTGCCAAATTGTTGTTCATGGCTACACATCCCGCGCGAACTTGGTGTGACGCTTGCCGGCGATTTTTCCTTATACGAACGCCATCCCTTTATATTCTAGTATGATATATATCATTGCTTTAGCCAGTCAAGCGAGCCGTGGCCGCCGGCGCGGGCGACTAATTGATGAACGGGTTGCCCTGGCGCTCTTCCTTGACGGTGGAGCTGGGGCTCATGCCATAGTGATGCCCGGGCCAGACGATGGTTTCGTCGGGCAGGGTCATGATGCGCGAGTGGATTGCCTGGCTCATCACCTTCCACGAGCCGCCGGGCAGATCGGTGCGGCCCACCGCGCCGACAAAAAGCGTGTCGCCGGTGAAGACGTGGCCCGGTGTGTAGAGGCAGATCGAGCCCGGCGAGTGGCCCGGCGTGTGCAGCACCTGCAAGGCCACTTCCTGGCCGGCGCGGATGACGTCACCGTCGGCGACGGTCTCGTCGGCCGGCGGCGAGCCGGCGCAGCCCAGCATGCGCGCGAACTCGATGGCCTGGCGGCTGGCCATGTGCGGCGCGTCGGCCTGATGGATGACGATGGGCGCGCCGGTTAGTTTTTTCATGGCCGCGTTGCCGCAGGTGTGGTCGGGGTGTCCGTGGGTGTTGATGATCTTGACGATGCGCATGCCGTTTTTGACGGCGTGGTCGTGGATCTGGTTTTCGTTGCCGGCCGGGTCGATGACCACGGCCTCGCCGGTTTTTTCGCAAGCCACCAGGTAGGCGAAAACCTGCATGTCGCCCACCAGCAGTTGGATCACTTTCATGCCGCCTCCCGGGGTTGGCTGGTTCGGTCTTCGAGCCAAGATAGCATGGCGCCGCGACGGCGTCCACACAAGCGGCTTGCCAAACGCCGCCGGCTGGGGCAAACTCTATAGAACTTGTTTTGATACGTATATTATGCGGAGGACGTCATGCCGCGCGGATTGCGGGTGCTTTTGTTCATCTTGTCGATCATCGCCCTTTCCACGCCGGCCCTGGCCGACTGGGAGCGCCTGCCCGGCCAGGCCACCGACATCGCCGCGGCCGGGCGTGACGAGGCCTATTGCATCGGCTCCAACCGCACCGACGGCGGCGGTTTTGGCATTTGGCGTTGGGATGGCGGCGGCTGGCAGGCCCTTGGCGGGGCGGGCGTGCGCATCGCCGCCGGACGGCGCGGCGTCTGGGTCACCAACGACCAGGGCCGCGTCTGGCGTTGGGACGGCGCGTGGCGGGCCATGCCCGGCCAGGCCAGCGATATCGGTTGCGGCGGCGGCCAGGTCTGGGCCGTGGGCGTCAGCGGTGAAAGCGGCGGCTACGGCGTGTGGCGCTGGAATCGCGGCGACTGGGAGCGCATGCCCGGCGCGGGCGTGCGCATCGCCGTCGACGATCGCGGCGTGGCCTGGCTGGTCAACGACCGTGGCGACATCTTCCGCTGGGAGGGCATGGGCTGGCGGCAACTGCCGGGCCAGGCCGTGGACATCGGCGCGGGCGGCGGCCGGGTCTGGATCGTCAGCCGGCGACGGGCCCCCGGCGGCTTCGAGGTCTATCAGCTCACGGGCGGCGGCTGGCGGCCGGCCGGCGGGGCCGGCGTGGCCATCGCCGTCGACGACGGCGGCCGGCCCTGGCTGGTCAACGACCGCGGCGACATCTTCCGCTGGCGCTAGACGGAGCCCGGCGTGAGCGGCAAACGACGTTTCGGCCCGATCGGCCTGGCGGCCCTGTGGCTGGCCCTATGGGGCCTGTTCTGGCCGCCGCCGGCCCAGGCCGAACCGCCGCCCGACCTGGCCAAGGCCCGCTTCGTCGACGATCTGCCGGCCATGGAACAGCGCGGTTTCATTCGCTTTGGCGTGGCCTATTCCCCCACCTACTTCTTCTTTCAAAAAGGCCGGCCCACGGGCTACGAATACTCTCTGGCCGAAAAATACCGCCTGCGCCTCAACGAGCGTCGACGCGCCCAGGGCCAGCCGCCCGTTGACCTGCTCTTCGTGCCCATGACCCGCGACAGGCTGATCCCGGCCCTGCTGGAAGGCCGCGTGGACGTCATCGCCGCCGGCCTGACCATCACCGACAAACGCGCGGCCCAGGCCGATTTCACCGCGCCCTACCTCGACGGCGTGGAAGAATGGATCGTCAGCGGCAAAAAAGTCGGCGGGCTGAAGAGCCTGGACGACCTGGCCGGCCGTGAGGTCTGCGTGCGCCGTTCCAGCAGCTATTTCGACAATCTGCTGCGGCTCAACCAGAGCCTGGCCGCCCGGGGGCTGCCTCCGATCAAGATCGTCCCGGCCGAGGAGACCCTGGCCACCGAGGACATCCTGGAGATGGTCAGCGCCGGCATCGTGCCCATCACCGTGGCCGACAGCCACATGGCCGAACTGTGGGCCCAGGCCTTGCCCGGCCTGGCGCTGCACCGCAAATTGGCCTTGGCCAAGGGCGATCGCCTGGCCTGGATGGTGCGGCCGAGCAACCCCCTGCTCAAGGCCAGCCTGGACGAATTCCTGGCCGGTCGCCGGCAGTCGGCGGTCTTGAGCCGGGCCAAATTCAAAAACCACTGCCGGCCCGCTCAACGGCTGAAAAACCCGTTTTCGGCCAAGAACATGCGGCGCTACGCGCAGTGCCGGCCCTACATCGACAAGTACGCCGCCAAGGCCGGCATGGATCCGCTGCTGGTGGCGGCGTTGGCCTTCGTGGAGTCGGGCTTCAACCCCAAGGCCAAATCGCCCGGCGGGGCGGTGGGCGTGATGCAATTGCGGCCCGGCGGCAGCGGCGGCCGCCGTTACAACGCCGCCCAGTTGCAAGACCCGGAGATAAACATCCGCCTGGGCGTGGGCTATCTGGCCCAGATTCGCGACACCTGCTTCACCGACCGCGACATGGCCGAGGAAGACCGCATGCTCTTCGCCCTGGCCGCCTACAACGCCGGGCCACGGCGGCTGTCGACCCTGCGCGAAAGGGCCTGCGACATGGGCCAAGACCCCAACGTCTGGTTCTGGCAGTCGGAGGTGGCCGCCCACAAGGTGCTCAGCGACCATTCGGTGCATTTCGTGCGCCGCGTCAACAAGATCTACGCCGCCTACAAGTTCGATCAGCGCCGCCGTCAAGGCGACTTCGCCGACAACTGAACCAAAGGCGAGCCTGGTGTTTGCGCGGGTTTGCTTGGCGCCTATGGGCAGGCCGCCTGGCGCTGGGCCACGGCCGGCGGCATCAGGCGCAGGGCCCGCTGGGGCAGGGCGAAGGCGGCCCGATGCAGGGCCGGATTGTAATAGTCCAGCGGTCCCAGGGCGGCGGCCCGGGCCGGATCTGGCGGCTGAAGGGGATCGGGGCCCAGCCCGCAGATAGCCATGCCCATGACCCCCGAGGAATAGGTCGGCGCGTTGGTCAGATAATAGGCCGCGCTGTCGAACATCTCGTCCAAAAAGCCCATCACCTGGCCGATCAGCTCCTCGTACAAGAAAAAAGACTCCATCTGGGCCGCGGCCACGCCGCCGGGCCGCAGGGCCTGACGCACGCCTTCGTAGAACGGCCGGCCAAACAGCTCGGCGGCCGGGCCGATCGGGTCGGAGCTGTCGATGATGATC
Protein-coding regions in this window:
- a CDS encoding glycosyltransferase is translated as MEQSSPQSAETNRAGGVLGVLALTSQYPNPAQPGAASFNRQLFAALAKLCRLSLVAPTPWPLWLRGRGAGRPAAGFPVRRPCYFYPPGFARQLHGWCYYFSARRAVLAAARASRPDVLLATWAYPDGWAGLRLAHALGLPLVLKLHGSDVNDQPNDPRRRPLIEAALAGAAAVVCPSQALAQRARELGAAAAKVFVAPNGVDTALFQPRDKAACRRELGLATDGPLLLFVGRLVEVKQPWLAIEALGRLPEARLIMLGEGPLRSRLAAQAAQAGLAGRVFWAGDQPHAQVARFMAAADCLCLTSRAEGSPNVVREALAAGLPVAAFAVGGVPELLTGNPHAALVTPGDAAALVRAVASLLGHASRPTEVAAASGALSWTDSAATLFGVLRRAAGKAA
- a CDS encoding polysaccharide deacetylase family protein; this encodes MKNKKLMVAKLLDSVGVLRGIMPRDGLSVLCYHRVAASEETIESCAYDSGVYSCTSDIFKAQIAWLKNNTNILSLDGLLKLLRGELAEKGPYSLITFDDAYQDVYSVAYPLLKQIHAPSILFAPSKLVEEGRLGWWDMVAFILKQAKRKRFDYDGEKFDLTDNITPAMRYFLSRFKQTPYHSCVNIMGELAALCEVDLAGHRAHAAELMTWDQITEVARNNFAIGSHTHTHRVLTTITPEEQMEELASSKAMIEKRIARPVLALAYPVGGARHFDAQTKQLARQCGYEVAFSFGAGKNTSINDLDRFNIHRFEPARQIQLLAGQCALPGVFLR
- a CDS encoding GNAT family N-acetyltransferase; amino-acid sequence: MNNNLASREISDFLSKHFPQLNQLSSAEFYDWKIFNSPFGRGQIILEIAGGEVAATASLTVKPLIINDQETIGAEIGDTFTHPAHRRKGLFSKMVRGCLDYAKENGMAPIYGTPNRQSLPGYETKLGFPRCESASVKDMFKEIDRKFLIAKIAGKVRNRLLATILGNVYWLVIATRNKIGSFNATRIDWHEISSFPPGLNSRWATSRKDYSFFVGRDTDYLNWRFHSNPNSYRMFLGMINGIARCYFVSKLIKQGDHHIGYLCDYVCWNDDMKMFSAMLGMAEKSLAKDGAMGVELYCGRNSPYFKIARRLGYRLIGDIVVIAAQSSAHGKTLIESKQKWHFTMADADGV
- a CDS encoding MBL fold metallo-hydrolase; translated protein: MKVIQLLVGDMQVFAYLVACEKTGEAVVIDPAGNENQIHDHAVKNGMRIVKIINTHGHPDHTCGNAAMKKLTGAPIVIHQADAPHMASRQAIEFARMLGCAGSPPADETVADGDVIRAGQEVALQVLHTPGHSPGSICLYTPGHVFTGDTLFVGAVGRTDLPGGSWKVMSQAIHSRIMTLPDETIVWPGHHYGMSPSSTVKEERQGNPFIN
- a CDS encoding MltF family protein codes for the protein MSGKRRFGPIGLAALWLALWGLFWPPPAQAEPPPDLAKARFVDDLPAMEQRGFIRFGVAYSPTYFFFQKGRPTGYEYSLAEKYRLRLNERRRAQGQPPVDLLFVPMTRDRLIPALLEGRVDVIAAGLTITDKRAAQADFTAPYLDGVEEWIVSGKKVGGLKSLDDLAGREVCVRRSSSYFDNLLRLNQSLAARGLPPIKIVPAEETLATEDILEMVSAGIVPITVADSHMAELWAQALPGLALHRKLALAKGDRLAWMVRPSNPLLKASLDEFLAGRRQSAVLSRAKFKNHCRPAQRLKNPFSAKNMRRYAQCRPYIDKYAAKAGMDPLLVAALAFVESGFNPKAKSPGGAVGVMQLRPGGSGGRRYNAAQLQDPEINIRLGVGYLAQIRDTCFTDRDMAEEDRMLFALAAYNAGPRRLSTLRERACDMGQDPNVWFWQSEVAAHKVLSDHSVHFVRRVNKIYAAYKFDQRRRQGDFADN